The Stygiolobus azoricus genome window below encodes:
- a CDS encoding winged helix-turn-helix domain-containing protein, with amino-acid sequence MIEFNKRKRDKYDIIADILSACKEDGINKTRLMYAAGITYEVAKKYLPELENKGYLIRKDNSYYLTQKGKQALEVLQQIKAKKNELKTLLDQLKKIEYKNDGK; translated from the coding sequence GTGATAGAGTTTAACAAGAGAAAGAGAGATAAATATGACATAATTGCAGATATTCTTTCAGCCTGCAAAGAAGACGGGATCAACAAGACTAGATTGATGTATGCTGCAGGAATAACATATGAAGTAGCCAAAAAATACTTACCTGAGTTAGAGAATAAAGGATATCTAATAAGGAAGGATAATTCATATTATCTAACTCAAAAAGGGAAACAAGCACTTGAAGTTTTACAACAGATAAAGGCTAAGAAGAACGAATTGAAAACATTGCTAGACCAATTAAAGAAAATAGAATATAAAAACGACGGTAAATGA
- a CDS encoding DNA polymerase II gives MGRTLPSLTQAIKEETERLRRVAERVRDERLREKLLKALDHTRELQDAFYDEIADPQEIVLLTLILYMCGEDDKRIPH, from the coding sequence ATGGGCAGGACACTTCCCTCACTCACGCAAGCAATAAAGGAGGAAACCGAGAGGTTAAGGAGAGTAGCGGAACGAGTCAGGGATGAGAGGTTAAGGGAGAAACTACTCAAAGCCCTTGATCACACTAGGGAGTTACAAGACGCGTTTTACGACGAGATAGCAGATCCTCAAGAGATAGTCCTCCTTACCCTGATCCTTTATATGTGTGGTGAAGATGACAAGAGGATACCTCATTGA
- a CDS encoding zinc ribbon domain-containing protein: MKKCPRCGYENSDTAVFCEKCHYPLPLTPPKLNKCPRCGYENPEGVMFCEKCHYPLFQIPVSNVQQQPKEEEKPKIVLKSSDYIMLLIGSVITSFAIALFFLFYPNMKILYTVFNLIGTVFIIVPFIKVNKLYWSAVVGSIGIFFLSPNSLVGVVGVILFSFGGVIISTALRELYLNVKDNIVQFSSLLLLLGYLFGMFDPNFYMVTISGYALLAIYSVQQAFKKNSNPG; the protein is encoded by the coding sequence ATGAAAAAGTGTCCTCGATGCGGATACGAGAATTCAGACACTGCAGTCTTCTGTGAAAAATGTCATTATCCCTTGCCGCTTACTCCGCCAAAACTTAATAAATGTCCTCGATGTGGTTATGAGAACCCTGAAGGAGTTATGTTCTGTGAAAAATGTCATTATCCTCTCTTTCAGATTCCAGTATCTAATGTTCAACAACAGCCAAAAGAGGAGGAGAAACCTAAAATAGTCCTCAAAAGCTCAGACTATATTATGCTCTTGATAGGGAGTGTGATCACGTCTTTCGCTATAGCTCTTTTCTTCTTGTTCTATCCAAATATGAAGATTCTTTATACGGTCTTTAATTTGATAGGAACTGTGTTTATTATAGTTCCATTTATTAAGGTAAATAAATTATATTGGTCTGCAGTTGTAGGAAGTATTGGAATATTCTTTCTGTCTCCTAATTCCTTAGTAGGAGTAGTAGGAGTAATTTTATTCTCCTTTGGAGGAGTCATAATCTCTACGGCTTTGAGGGAATTGTATTTAAACGTTAAAGACAACATAGTTCAATTCTCTTCATTACTTCTTTTGCTAGGTTATCTATTCGGTATGTTCGATCCAAACTTTTATATGGTAACTATTTCAGGCTACGCACTCTTAGCTATATATTCAGTCCAGCAAGCTTTTAAAAAGAATTCAAACCCAGGCTAA
- a CDS encoding DUF504 domain-containing protein — MRIRDVINRVLWSEEEKSKFILVIRDRAKGSSEIPFERIERVDNTYIYLKDTEDVIPLHRVIEIRKEGKLYWSRYAHIK, encoded by the coding sequence TTGAGAATAAGGGACGTTATAAACAGAGTACTATGGAGCGAGGAGGAAAAGTCGAAGTTCATCCTAGTAATAAGGGATAGGGCTAAAGGGAGTTCTGAAATACCATTTGAAAGAATAGAGAGAGTTGACAACACATACATTTACCTAAAGGACACTGAAGATGTCATACCATTACATAGGGTTATAGAGATTAGAAAGGAGGGTAAGCTTTACTGGAGTAGATACGCTCATATAAAATAA
- a CDS encoding M48 family metallopeptidase, with protein sequence MWRWKYYFLSFMVILLTETLISLIVPSTVINTFAELVLAFLVWYLLSPYLMILAFRIKEVNDENLLRLASYSAALLGVKRVKVYEIQSNYLNALAFGNVFFNAVALTKPLIEGLNDRELVAVLAHEFAHIKNKDTEIQWFYILAVNIAYALLSFYVFPLGLFALALGIISMFYLHRYLEKKADITAASTTPWLSEYLSYALIKIAYLSTTLPTSMLKYFPEFQLFFIKQSLIGSKEKKKFFSTHPSLSERLRYLEDISRRWGKSYFI encoded by the coding sequence ATGTGGCGGTGGAAATATTACTTTTTGTCTTTCATGGTTATTCTACTGACTGAAACACTGATATCGTTGATAGTCCCTTCAACAGTTATTAATACTTTCGCTGAATTAGTTTTAGCGTTTTTAGTATGGTATCTACTATCTCCCTATCTAATGATATTAGCATTCAGAATTAAAGAGGTAAATGATGAAAACTTGTTAAGGCTAGCAAGCTATTCTGCCGCTCTCTTAGGTGTTAAACGTGTAAAAGTTTATGAAATTCAGTCAAATTATCTCAACGCTCTGGCTTTTGGTAACGTGTTCTTCAACGCCGTAGCATTGACTAAACCTTTAATTGAGGGTTTAAATGACAGAGAACTAGTTGCCGTTCTAGCTCATGAGTTTGCACATATAAAGAACAAAGATACGGAGATCCAGTGGTTTTACATCCTGGCAGTTAACATTGCGTACGCTTTACTATCATTTTACGTTTTCCCCTTAGGGCTATTTGCACTCGCTTTAGGAATAATAAGTATGTTCTATCTTCATAGATATTTGGAGAAAAAAGCTGATATCACCGCTGCAAGTACAACCCCGTGGTTGTCAGAGTACTTATCTTATGCTCTAATTAAAATCGCGTATCTCTCCACTACTCTACCGACGTCAATGCTTAAATATTTTCCCGAATTTCAGCTATTCTTCATTAAACAAAGTCTTATCGGAAGTAAGGAGAAGAAGAAATTCTTTTCCACACATCCCAGCCTAAGTGAAAGGTTAAGATATTTAGAGGACATATCGCGACGTTGGGGTAAAAGTTATTTTATATGA
- a CDS encoding acyl-CoA dehydrogenase family protein → MDFNLSEEEKLLKDNIHEFLQKKLRPIMRTIDQEERIPREFVREAGKMGIWGTVFSKDVGGLQLPMTSAVLIAEELGWADFSLATGVMYVLEEGWGYVLDRLGSSELRQEVLPKVVEGEYFLGVASTEPTGGSDVASIRTQAIKKDGNYVIRGQKIYISGALEAKEWGGGHLVLAKTNPQEKHKGISIIYVPTTDERVKVTKINNMGRMGISTAIVNYEDVSVPQKNLVGEENKGFYHAMEGFNHARVLVAGICLGAAKAILDQGIEYIKNREAFGQKLKDFQAIAFEAAELYTRLEMARLLTYKAAWALDKGVKDAHVIVAMAKLTAPQVALDIAKSVMMWMGGYGYSKDALIEAGFRGIVSYLVGAEGAMNIMKLIISRGILA, encoded by the coding sequence ATGGACTTTAATTTATCCGAAGAAGAAAAGCTACTAAAGGATAATATACATGAATTTTTACAGAAGAAATTAAGGCCCATAATGAGAACCATAGATCAAGAGGAGAGAATTCCAAGGGAATTTGTTAGAGAGGCTGGAAAGATGGGTATATGGGGAACAGTTTTTTCGAAAGACGTAGGGGGTTTGCAACTTCCCATGACTTCAGCAGTACTAATTGCTGAAGAACTTGGGTGGGCAGATTTTTCGCTTGCCACAGGGGTAATGTATGTTTTAGAGGAGGGATGGGGTTACGTTCTTGACAGATTGGGTAGTAGTGAGTTAAGGCAAGAAGTACTCCCTAAAGTTGTTGAGGGAGAATATTTCTTAGGAGTAGCATCTACGGAGCCTACTGGAGGAAGTGATGTAGCTTCGATTAGGACTCAAGCTATAAAGAAGGACGGGAATTACGTTATCAGGGGTCAGAAGATATACATAAGTGGGGCATTAGAGGCAAAGGAATGGGGAGGAGGTCATCTGGTTCTGGCAAAGACTAATCCCCAAGAAAAGCATAAAGGAATTTCGATAATTTATGTCCCTACTACGGACGAAAGAGTCAAGGTAACAAAGATAAACAATATGGGCAGAATGGGAATCTCAACGGCAATTGTTAACTATGAGGACGTAAGTGTTCCTCAGAAAAACTTGGTAGGAGAGGAGAACAAAGGGTTTTATCACGCAATGGAAGGGTTTAACCACGCTAGGGTTTTAGTTGCGGGAATTTGTTTAGGAGCTGCTAAAGCCATTCTTGATCAGGGTATTGAATACATTAAGAATAGAGAGGCGTTTGGGCAGAAACTTAAGGATTTTCAGGCTATTGCATTTGAGGCTGCAGAGTTATATACGCGTCTTGAAATGGCCAGACTTTTGACTTACAAGGCTGCATGGGCGTTAGACAAGGGCGTTAAAGATGCACATGTAATAGTTGCCATGGCTAAGTTAACGGCTCCACAAGTGGCCCTAGATATAGCTAAATCTGTGATGATGTGGATGGGAGGATATGGGTATAGTAAAGATGCTTTAATAGAAGCTGGCTTTAGGGGTATTGTAAGTTACCTAGTGGGTGCAGAGGGTGCAATGAACATAATGAAGCTGATAATTTCTAGGGGGATCCTCGCATAA
- a CDS encoding DNA polymerase domain-containing protein, with translation MTRGYLIDVKPLKRKLKLVFEKGVEAEISTTFPLYLILDNPEPLLEHPAVERFEEESWYFPPDYKKKGTVYRIEINDLSYYHDIVKRAKERLRAIHVNTYPSVLTQTLLRLKAYPMYLISVENGRVTLLEEEGSLSMPDLKIATVETYSWYGLSENGEKYKLYLNGEEIDSGYTKDFEYNEFVDIAECMGVTCKGFRKVTVRIDLTKAFLRARGLMEWSKLSKTLLREIRYSKIGKVVTTNVAIKALRKKYLIPDIKVNVEKAKTLDQLARADKGGLILIPKPGCYNDVYQMDFSSFYPSIIIKYNISQETIDECEDVKTDIGHSICFKRRGIVPEALEEIVNRKEALKRIDEERAEAVKWVLVASFGYLGYRHSRFGRIEAYELVTYFSRKIMRKAMKIIENNGGKILHAIVDSIFYQGDKDISYEVEKTLGFRVKSEKYSWVIFTQSRGYGVPTRYVARYPDGKVKVKGLIRENLPFVVKRFLEESVNILAEAETCEQVREKIVEVDLMKEELLSKLEPQDFVIKIKDRVYLRGSYGFYNADLGYSGVDLKYYRDYVNRWEEILLSPLYIMNG, from the coding sequence ATGACAAGAGGATACCTCATTGACGTTAAGCCGTTAAAGAGGAAACTGAAACTGGTATTCGAGAAGGGAGTTGAAGCTGAGATAAGTACTACTTTCCCTTTGTACTTAATTCTCGATAACCCTGAACCATTACTTGAACACCCTGCAGTTGAAAGGTTCGAAGAGGAGAGCTGGTACTTCCCGCCTGATTATAAAAAGAAGGGAACGGTTTATAGGATAGAGATCAATGACTTATCTTATTACCACGACATAGTGAAGAGAGCTAAAGAGAGACTTAGAGCTATCCACGTAAATACTTATCCTTCAGTGCTAACTCAAACACTTCTCAGGCTAAAAGCATATCCTATGTATCTAATCTCGGTAGAGAACGGTAGAGTAACTCTCTTAGAAGAAGAGGGATCTCTTTCAATGCCAGATTTGAAAATAGCTACGGTAGAGACGTATAGCTGGTACGGGTTAAGCGAGAATGGTGAAAAATACAAGTTGTACTTAAATGGAGAGGAGATTGATAGTGGTTATACTAAGGACTTTGAATATAATGAGTTTGTAGACATAGCTGAGTGTATGGGAGTTACTTGTAAGGGTTTCAGAAAAGTAACGGTTAGAATAGATCTGACTAAAGCATTCCTTAGGGCTAGGGGACTGATGGAGTGGAGTAAGCTTTCTAAGACTTTACTTAGGGAGATAAGATACAGTAAGATAGGTAAAGTAGTTACTACCAATGTCGCAATAAAGGCTTTGAGGAAGAAATACTTAATCCCAGACATTAAAGTTAACGTAGAAAAAGCGAAGACTTTAGACCAATTAGCTAGAGCTGACAAGGGTGGTTTGATACTCATACCTAAACCTGGTTGTTATAATGACGTATACCAGATGGACTTCTCCTCTTTTTACCCATCTATAATTATTAAGTATAATATATCTCAAGAAACAATAGACGAATGCGAAGACGTAAAGACAGATATAGGGCATTCCATTTGTTTCAAGAGAAGGGGAATAGTACCTGAAGCACTTGAGGAAATAGTAAATAGGAAAGAAGCACTCAAAAGAATTGACGAGGAGAGGGCTGAGGCTGTTAAGTGGGTATTAGTAGCTTCCTTTGGCTATTTAGGATATAGGCACTCCCGTTTCGGCAGGATAGAGGCTTATGAACTCGTCACTTACTTCTCTAGGAAGATCATGAGGAAGGCGATGAAGATAATTGAGAACAATGGTGGCAAGATACTTCATGCTATAGTAGACTCAATATTTTACCAAGGGGATAAAGATATCTCATATGAAGTAGAAAAAACTTTAGGTTTTAGGGTAAAGAGTGAGAAGTACAGCTGGGTGATCTTTACCCAGAGTAGGGGATATGGTGTTCCTACGAGATACGTTGCCAGATATCCTGACGGGAAGGTAAAGGTAAAGGGTTTGATAAGGGAGAATTTACCATTTGTCGTAAAGAGATTTCTGGAAGAATCTGTTAACATATTAGCTGAGGCTGAAACTTGCGAGCAAGTTAGGGAGAAAATTGTTGAAGTGGACTTAATGAAAGAGGAATTGTTAAGTAAATTAGAGCCTCAGGATTTCGTAATAAAAATTAAAGACAGAGTGTATTTAAGAGGGTCCTATGGATTTTATAATGCAGATCTGGGTTATAGTGGTGTTGATCTAAAGTATTATCGAGACTACGTGAACAGATGGGAAGAAATTTTACTATCCCCACTTTATATTATGAACGGATGA
- a CDS encoding DUF4898 domain-containing protein has protein sequence MPIEPLSGENKRMLMVFGINYDDLSVRRILVRLIGDYQKFFRNIIPENAEEIILFTSPRINGEEIMMSLNNSFKEIPIFLIHSDSLSEDEIIVMTR, from the coding sequence ATGCCCATAGAACCTTTAAGTGGAGAAAATAAAAGAATGCTTATGGTTTTCGGTATTAATTATGACGACCTTTCTGTTAGGAGGATATTAGTTCGTCTTATAGGAGATTATCAGAAGTTTTTCAGAAACATCATTCCTGAAAACGCGGAAGAGATAATTTTGTTCACATCACCTAGGATTAATGGAGAGGAAATCATGATGAGTTTAAACAATTCCTTCAAAGAGATTCCTATCTTTTTAATTCACTCAGACTCATTGTCTGAAGACGAGATAATAGTAATGACTAGATAG